Proteins co-encoded in one Corynebacterium lujinxingii genomic window:
- a CDS encoding ABC-F family ATP-binding cassette domain-containing protein codes for MANLINLENVSKTWGLKTLLDGVSLGVQTGDRIGIVGVNGGGKTTLLEVLTGIEPPDAGRVSHNSGLRMAVVTQRFDLDEELTVGQAVVEPLGLQTFEWASNAKVREVLQGTGVADLGLDTKVGNLSGGERRRVNLAAALVQDLDLVVLDEPTNHLDVEGVQWLADHLLSRKLAVVVVTHDRWFLDTVATLTWEVHDGTVDVYEGGYNDWTFARAERARQADAIEQRRQNLARKELAWLRRGAPARTSKPRYRIEAAEALIKDVPPPRDTVELMAFSKQRQGRVVIELEDARIDSPDGRTLVDHLTWRLAPGERIGLVGVNGSGKTTLLRTLAGEYPLAAGKRIEGQTTRIGWLRQELDDLDPERRVIDAVEDVATYISFGKGELSASQLAERLGFSPKRQRTPVRDLSGGERRRLQLTRVLMSEPNVLLLDEPTNDLDIDTLQELENLLDSWPGTLVVISHDRYLIERIADNTYALFGDGNLTNLPGGIQQYLDRRAAEDTATGPLDLGERGQEVVEKQTGLSSQEEREIQKQMKSLERKIAKENERADALEQEITALSEAGDFEAISAKTKELNAVKDVREELEMEWLELGEELEG; via the coding sequence ATGGCTAACCTGATCAACCTGGAAAACGTCTCCAAAACCTGGGGGCTGAAAACGCTGCTCGACGGCGTCTCACTCGGCGTGCAGACCGGCGACCGCATCGGTATCGTCGGCGTCAACGGCGGCGGAAAAACCACCCTGCTTGAAGTGCTCACCGGCATCGAGCCGCCAGATGCGGGGCGCGTATCCCATAACTCGGGCCTGCGTATGGCGGTGGTGACCCAACGGTTCGACCTCGACGAAGAGCTCACAGTCGGCCAGGCCGTCGTGGAACCACTCGGCCTGCAGACCTTTGAATGGGCCTCGAACGCCAAGGTGCGCGAGGTGCTCCAGGGCACCGGGGTGGCCGATCTCGGGCTGGACACGAAGGTGGGCAACCTCTCCGGCGGCGAGCGCCGCCGCGTCAACCTCGCCGCAGCCCTCGTGCAGGATTTGGACCTGGTGGTGCTCGACGAGCCGACCAACCACCTCGACGTCGAAGGCGTGCAGTGGCTCGCCGACCACTTGCTCTCGCGCAAGTTAGCGGTGGTCGTCGTCACGCACGACCGCTGGTTCCTCGACACGGTGGCCACACTCACGTGGGAGGTCCACGACGGCACCGTCGACGTCTACGAGGGCGGCTACAACGACTGGACCTTCGCACGCGCCGAGCGCGCCCGCCAAGCCGACGCCATCGAGCAACGCCGCCAAAACCTCGCCCGTAAGGAGCTGGCGTGGCTGCGCCGCGGCGCACCGGCGCGCACCTCGAAGCCGCGCTACCGTATCGAAGCCGCCGAAGCCTTGATCAAGGACGTGCCGCCGCCGCGCGACACCGTCGAACTCATGGCCTTTTCCAAGCAGCGCCAGGGTCGGGTGGTCATCGAGCTCGAAGACGCGCGCATCGATTCCCCCGACGGGCGCACCCTCGTCGACCACCTCACGTGGCGCCTCGCGCCGGGCGAGCGCATCGGCCTGGTTGGCGTCAACGGTTCAGGCAAAACGACGCTTTTGCGCACCCTCGCCGGTGAATACCCGCTCGCAGCCGGCAAACGTATCGAAGGACAAACCACGCGTATCGGCTGGCTCCGGCAGGAGCTCGATGACCTCGACCCGGAGCGCCGCGTGATCGACGCCGTCGAAGACGTCGCCACCTACATCTCCTTCGGCAAGGGCGAACTGTCCGCCTCCCAACTCGCCGAACGCCTCGGGTTTTCCCCGAAACGCCAGCGCACACCCGTGCGCGACCTCTCCGGCGGCGAGCGGCGCCGCCTGCAACTTACGCGCGTGCTCATGAGCGAGCCGAACGTGTTGCTTCTCGACGAGCCCACCAACGACCTCGACATCGACACCCTCCAAGAACTAGAGAACCTCCTCGACTCCTGGCCGGGCACACTCGTGGTCATCTCCCACGACCGTTACCTCATCGAGCGCATCGCCGATAACACCTACGCGCTGTTCGGCGACGGCAACCTCACCAACCTGCCCGGTGGCATCCAGCAGTACCTCGACCGCAGGGCAGCCGAAGACACCGCGACCGGACCGTTGGATTTGGGGGAGCGGGGGCAGGAGGTCGTCGAGAAGCAAACGGGCCTCAGTTCGCAGGAAGAGCGCGAGATCCAAAAGCAGATGAAGTCGCTGGAGCGCAAGATCGCGAAGGAAAACGAGCGTGCCGACGCCCTCGAGCAGGAGATCACCGCACTGTCGGAAGCCGGCGACTTTGAGGCCATCAGCGCGAAAACCAAAGAACTCAACGCGGTGAAAGACGTCCGCGAAGAACTCGAGATGGAATGGCTTGAACTGGGCGAAGAGCTCGAAGGCTAA
- a CDS encoding putative quinol monooxygenase: MILINVRFKPLPEHVENFRELVKDFTDASRAEEGNIFFDWYRNEDNPDEYLLIEAFQDDAAEAHVNSEHFKAAQEFFPTILKETPTIINTLIEGKTEWDEMAEFKVS; this comes from the coding sequence ATGATTTTGATCAACGTGCGATTCAAGCCCCTGCCCGAACACGTGGAAAACTTCCGCGAACTGGTGAAAGACTTCACCGACGCCTCCCGCGCCGAAGAGGGCAACATCTTCTTCGACTGGTACCGCAACGAAGACAACCCCGACGAGTACCTGCTCATCGAGGCCTTCCAGGACGACGCCGCCGAAGCACACGTCAACTCCGAGCACTTCAAGGCGGCGCAGGAGTTCTTCCCGACGATCCTGAAGGAGACCCCGACCATCATCAACACCCTCATCGAGGGCAAAACCGAGTGGGACGAAATGGCGGAGTTCAAGGTCTCCTAA
- a CDS encoding NRAMP family divalent metal transporter, giving the protein MTAPDPQTGGSTAADVPAKPPAAARGIGPMIGAIFLMATSAIGPGFLTQTSVFTAKMGAAFAFAILLSIIVDVVIQLNVWRILGASGLRASEMANALLPGLGWFLAILVGIGGLVFNIGNIAGTGLGVQALTGGSVDPKIGGAISAIIAIVVFLWKRAGAALDVIVGILGAMMILLMLYVAISSNPPVAEAMRQSVAPDAVDFKVITTLIGGSIGGYIVFAGVHRLIDAGHTGPENMDYVSRSAVTGIIVTGIMRVLLFLAVLGVVATGVALSEDNTAADVFYQAAGDFGRRAFGLVLWAAGLSSVIGASFTSISFLTKQGFDPKKRGWLTVGFIVISAVIYLLLGSAPQRLLIFAGAFNGLILPIGFAVVLFAGFFRRDLLRGYKPPVWMLALGAITLIGCVWMGWGSISNLPAVWS; this is encoded by the coding sequence GTGACCGCTCCAGACCCCCAAACCGGCGGCTCCACCGCGGCCGATGTCCCCGCAAAGCCACCGGCAGCGGCCCGGGGCATCGGGCCGATGATCGGCGCCATCTTCCTCATGGCCACCTCAGCCATCGGACCCGGCTTCCTCACCCAAACCTCCGTCTTCACCGCGAAGATGGGCGCGGCGTTCGCATTTGCGATTCTGCTGTCCATCATCGTCGACGTCGTTATCCAGCTCAACGTCTGGCGCATCCTCGGCGCATCCGGCTTGCGCGCCAGCGAAATGGCGAATGCGCTGCTGCCCGGCCTCGGCTGGTTCCTGGCGATCCTCGTCGGCATCGGCGGCTTGGTGTTCAACATCGGCAACATCGCCGGCACCGGCCTCGGCGTACAGGCACTCACCGGCGGCAGCGTCGACCCGAAGATCGGCGGCGCTATCTCCGCGATCATCGCGATCGTCGTGTTCCTCTGGAAGCGAGCGGGCGCCGCGCTCGATGTCATCGTCGGCATCCTCGGCGCGATGATGATCTTGCTCATGCTTTACGTCGCCATTTCCTCGAACCCGCCGGTGGCGGAAGCGATGCGCCAGTCCGTCGCGCCAGATGCGGTGGATTTCAAGGTGATCACCACCCTGATCGGCGGCTCCATCGGCGGCTACATCGTTTTCGCCGGCGTGCACAGGCTTATCGACGCCGGCCACACCGGCCCCGAGAACATGGACTACGTCTCGCGCTCGGCGGTAACCGGCATCATCGTCACCGGCATCATGCGTGTGCTGCTGTTCCTGGCGGTGCTCGGTGTCGTCGCAACGGGCGTCGCACTGTCCGAGGACAATACCGCCGCCGACGTCTTCTACCAGGCCGCTGGCGACTTCGGACGCCGCGCCTTCGGCCTCGTGCTGTGGGCCGCGGGCCTGTCGTCAGTCATCGGCGCATCGTTCACCTCGATTTCGTTCTTGACTAAGCAGGGGTTCGACCCGAAGAAGCGCGGCTGGCTCACCGTCGGCTTCATCGTCATCTCCGCGGTGATCTACCTGCTGCTCGGTTCCGCCCCGCAGCGACTGCTGATTTTCGCCGGCGCGTTCAACGGCCTGATCCTGCCGATCGGCTTCGCAGTGGTGCTCTTCGCCGGCTTCTTCCGCCGCGACCTGCTGCGCGGTTACAAGCCACCGGTGTGGATGCTCGCCCTCGGCGCCATTACGCTCATCGGCTGCGTGTGGATGGGCTGGGGTTCGATCTCCAACCTGCCGGCGGTGTGGTCGTAA
- a CDS encoding putative hydro-lyase, which translates to MTPAKARALFRTTDVATTAGFSAGFAQANLIALDRRYAFDFLLFAQRNPKPCPVLGVLEPGQVSSDLLAGGDIRTDIPAYRVYERGSLIDEPLTASSYWTENTVAFLIGCSFTFEQALLDNGVPLPHIEQGKNVAMYRTDIECEPAGVFSGKMVVSMRPIPASLVSDAVRITSRYPAVHGAPVHVGDPATIGISDLGAPDFGEAIDIPPGTVPVFWACGVTPQSIVMSSKPDLAICHAPGKMLITDARDLVYQVP; encoded by the coding sequence ATGACCCCGGCGAAGGCCCGCGCGTTGTTCCGCACCACTGATGTGGCGACAACGGCGGGCTTTTCCGCAGGATTCGCCCAAGCGAACCTGATTGCGCTGGATCGTCGTTACGCGTTCGACTTCCTCTTATTCGCGCAACGCAACCCGAAGCCGTGCCCGGTCCTCGGCGTGCTCGAGCCCGGCCAGGTCTCCTCGGACTTGCTCGCCGGCGGCGACATCCGCACCGACATCCCCGCCTACCGCGTCTACGAGCGCGGTTCGCTTATCGACGAACCCCTCACCGCCTCCTCCTACTGGACCGAGAACACCGTCGCGTTTTTGATCGGCTGTTCGTTTACCTTCGAGCAGGCGCTTTTGGACAACGGCGTGCCGCTACCGCACATCGAGCAGGGCAAAAACGTTGCGATGTACCGCACCGACATCGAGTGCGAACCAGCGGGCGTGTTCAGCGGCAAGATGGTGGTCTCTATGCGCCCGATCCCGGCGTCGTTGGTGTCTGACGCTGTACGCATCACGTCGCGCTACCCGGCGGTGCACGGCGCGCCGGTGCATGTGGGGGACCCGGCCACGATTGGCATTTCCGATTTGGGTGCGCCCGATTTTGGCGAAGCTATCGACATCCCGCCCGGCACCGTGCCGGTGTTTTGGGCGTGCGGGGTGACGCCGCAGTCGATCGTGATGTCGTCCAAGCCTGATCTTGCGATCTGCCACGCTCCGGGCAAGATGCTCATCACGGACGCGCGCGACCTGGTATATCAGGTGCCATGA
- a CDS encoding glucose-1-phosphate adenylyltransferase family protein, producing the protein MTRTTVALVLAGGRGSRLSPLTDHRPKPAVPLAGSFSLIDVTLSNLANSGLRNVWIAEQYLPNHLNRHLAGGRPWDLDGTRDGLRVLPPREGGEGDGFTEGNGHALYQHLEEVERFGADTLVVCSADHLYQLDFRDVLEQHDRLGSDLTVVTTEVAEDPSRYGVVSSRDGEVVTYDYKPESPSGSVVATEVFVYSVTALRKACDALVSSDSDGEELADYGDTIVPYMVENCTVHEFRMEGYWRDLGTIDAYFQAHMELIDGHGLDIFRPDWPLVTKVHTTPPARVHAQAEVHDSLLCPGANVSGNVEHSVIGPGVVVEAGATVRRSILIGDVRVPAGAVLESVIADRGAHVPDGSTGATKPGPGNITVLSVDN; encoded by the coding sequence ATGACACGCACGACGGTTGCTCTTGTTCTCGCCGGCGGCCGCGGCTCCCGGCTCAGTCCGCTGACCGATCACCGCCCGAAGCCCGCGGTGCCGCTTGCCGGCAGCTTTTCGCTTATCGACGTCACCTTGTCCAACCTGGCCAATTCCGGTCTGCGCAATGTGTGGATCGCCGAGCAGTACCTGCCGAACCACCTCAATCGCCACCTCGCGGGCGGCAGACCGTGGGACCTGGACGGCACGCGCGACGGGCTGCGCGTGCTGCCACCACGCGAGGGCGGCGAGGGCGACGGCTTTACCGAAGGCAACGGCCACGCCCTCTACCAGCACCTCGAGGAGGTCGAGCGCTTCGGCGCGGACACCCTTGTGGTGTGCAGCGCGGATCACCTCTACCAGCTGGATTTCCGGGACGTGTTGGAGCAGCACGACCGTCTCGGCAGTGACCTGACGGTCGTGACCACCGAGGTTGCCGAGGACCCGTCGCGCTACGGTGTCGTCTCCTCCCGAGACGGGGAAGTGGTCACGTACGACTACAAGCCGGAGTCGCCGTCGGGGTCTGTGGTGGCCACGGAGGTGTTCGTCTACTCTGTCACGGCGTTGCGCAAAGCTTGCGACGCGCTGGTCAGCTCCGATTCGGATGGCGAGGAGTTGGCCGACTACGGCGACACGATCGTGCCGTACATGGTCGAAAACTGCACCGTGCACGAGTTCCGCATGGAGGGGTATTGGCGAGATTTAGGCACGATCGACGCGTATTTCCAGGCGCATATGGAACTTATCGACGGCCACGGCCTCGACATCTTCCGCCCCGACTGGCCCCTGGTGACCAAGGTGCACACCACGCCACCTGCACGCGTACATGCGCAGGCGGAGGTCCACGACAGCCTGCTGTGCCCCGGCGCAAACGTGTCCGGCAACGTCGAGCACAGCGTCATCGGTCCTGGTGTCGTCGTCGAGGCGGGCGCGACAGTGCGCCGCAGCATCCTCATCGGCGACGTTCGTGTGCCTGCCGGTGCGGTGTTGGAGTCGGTGATCGCCGACCGGGGCGCACACGTGCCGGACGGGAGCACTGGAGCAACAAAACCCGGTCCTGGCAACATCACCGTGCTTTCTGTGGATAACTAG
- a CDS encoding HNH endonuclease signature motif containing protein produces the protein MNSFAALVEAMSASALETLAGFDLDVALAAGFAPDRARALSRLQAVYFGPTKFTRKQREALARASGFSLDELLLIERRIAKVSDVAARWGLRLSLLQVDGGYRAIERAAREVVPANDAPASDAAKFGPARNGKKTLHLTLDEREITDIEFAGRQGIDPAKPAAEQIAKNLASIFFGGGGVARAVPRPILAVGLPDFGRIMAGEGDDVVLALSDGTTMTGAEFLTAQFGDILEVAAFHPEAGAVNLYRTERRANKKQRDLAKMVSPVCAFPGCRHGADACELHHVTAWKHGGETNLDNLAPLCRYHNRVNDDDPWRKKRGRIAMIRGAPVWISPRGYPMKNTDHGVMDRLFG, from the coding sequence ATGAATTCGTTTGCAGCACTCGTGGAGGCGATGTCGGCGTCAGCGTTGGAGACGCTGGCCGGCTTCGACCTCGACGTTGCGCTGGCCGCAGGCTTCGCCCCGGACCGGGCGCGGGCGTTATCGCGGCTGCAGGCGGTGTATTTCGGGCCCACGAAGTTCACCCGCAAGCAGCGTGAGGCGCTTGCGCGGGCGAGCGGGTTTTCGTTGGATGAACTGCTGCTGATTGAACGCCGCATCGCGAAGGTGTCGGATGTGGCCGCGCGGTGGGGGCTGCGGCTGTCGCTGCTTCAGGTCGACGGTGGCTACCGGGCGATCGAGCGCGCCGCCCGCGAGGTAGTACCGGCCAATGACGCGCCAGCATCGGATGCTGCGAAGTTCGGCCCTGCCCGCAACGGGAAGAAGACGCTGCATTTAACCCTCGACGAACGCGAGATCACCGATATCGAGTTCGCCGGACGCCAGGGCATCGATCCCGCGAAGCCGGCCGCGGAGCAGATCGCTAAGAATTTGGCGTCGATCTTTTTCGGCGGTGGCGGGGTGGCGCGTGCGGTGCCGCGTCCGATCCTCGCGGTGGGGCTGCCGGATTTCGGGCGGATTATGGCCGGCGAGGGCGACGACGTCGTGTTGGCGTTGTCGGATGGGACGACGATGACCGGTGCGGAGTTTCTTACCGCCCAGTTCGGCGACATCCTCGAGGTGGCTGCGTTTCACCCGGAGGCCGGTGCGGTGAATCTGTACCGGACCGAGCGGCGGGCGAATAAGAAGCAGCGCGATTTGGCGAAGATGGTCTCGCCGGTGTGCGCGTTCCCCGGCTGCCGGCACGGAGCCGATGCCTGCGAGTTGCATCACGTCACCGCGTGGAAACACGGCGGTGAGACCAATCTGGACAACCTGGCGCCGCTGTGCCGCTACCACAACCGGGTCAACGACGATGACCCGTGGCGGAAGAAGCGCGGCCGGATCGCGATGATCCGGGGCGCCCCAGTATGGATCTCACCCCGCGGCTACCCGATGAAAAACACCGACCACGGGGTGATGGACCGATTGTTCGGCTAG
- a CDS encoding acetyl/propionyl/methylcrotonyl-CoA carboxylase subunit alpha — MTLNAVLIANRGEIAVRIARTARDMGIRSIAVYSEPDTGALHTQVADEAYLLPGKTSAETYMNIPALIEIAHRAGADCLHPGYGFLSENADFARTVEQAGLTWIGPSPDAIELLGDKLSARALAVEADAPLAPGTGEPLETWEEARDFADEHGMPIAIKAAFGGGGRGLKVVFDEADIEEGFASAGREAREAFGRGECYVEKFLVHPRHVEAQVLADAHGNVAVLGTRDCSTQRRFQKLIEEAPAPFLTDEQRTAIEEGARGIIRKAGYQSAGTVEYIVSEDGTVSFLEVNTRVQVEHPVTEAVTGVDIIAEQFRIADGLPLSFVGGDTTDPAISGHAFEFRINAEDVTNGFAPSPGTVTRFDVPTGPGVRIDTGVRTGGEIPPYYDSLMGKLVVWGPDRDTALARAKQSLSEFTIEGVRTVIPFHRDMVEAPEITGDSLDVYTDWVDHNYSPSANHNGVDIEHIYDERRDVVVEIDGRLHTIGFPVALLGAGGASADTGSDAAPAGDAANAVTTKYEATIVEWLVDDGDVVATGDPIATIEAMKMESQIKAPRDGQISLAAKQGERVKANATIATIS, encoded by the coding sequence ATGACTTTGAACGCTGTACTCATCGCCAACCGCGGCGAAATCGCCGTCCGCATCGCACGCACCGCCCGCGACATGGGCATCCGCTCCATCGCCGTGTACTCCGAACCCGACACCGGCGCACTGCACACCCAAGTCGCCGACGAGGCATACCTTTTGCCCGGCAAGACATCTGCTGAAACGTACATGAACATCCCGGCGCTTATCGAGATCGCACACCGCGCCGGTGCCGACTGCCTCCACCCCGGCTACGGGTTCCTCTCCGAAAATGCCGACTTCGCCCGCACCGTCGAACAGGCCGGCTTGACGTGGATCGGCCCGTCGCCCGACGCGATCGAGCTGCTCGGCGACAAACTCTCGGCCCGCGCGCTCGCCGTCGAGGCCGACGCTCCGCTGGCGCCGGGTACCGGCGAGCCGCTCGAGACGTGGGAGGAAGCGCGCGACTTCGCCGACGAACACGGCATGCCGATCGCCATCAAGGCAGCATTCGGCGGCGGTGGCCGCGGCCTGAAGGTCGTGTTCGACGAAGCCGACATCGAGGAAGGCTTCGCCTCCGCCGGCCGCGAAGCACGCGAGGCGTTCGGGCGCGGCGAGTGCTACGTGGAGAAATTCCTCGTCCACCCCCGCCACGTCGAAGCGCAGGTGCTTGCCGACGCCCACGGCAACGTCGCCGTCCTCGGCACCCGCGACTGCTCCACCCAGCGCCGCTTCCAAAAACTCATCGAGGAAGCCCCCGCACCGTTCCTCACCGACGAGCAGCGCACCGCCATCGAGGAGGGTGCGCGCGGGATTATCCGCAAGGCCGGATACCAGTCCGCGGGCACGGTGGAATACATCGTCTCCGAAGACGGCACTGTGTCATTTTTGGAGGTCAACACCCGTGTTCAGGTCGAACACCCCGTCACGGAGGCTGTCACCGGCGTGGACATCATCGCCGAGCAGTTCCGCATCGCCGACGGGCTGCCGTTGTCCTTTGTCGGCGGAGACACGACCGACCCGGCAATTAGCGGCCACGCATTCGAGTTCCGCATCAACGCCGAGGACGTCACCAACGGCTTCGCCCCTTCGCCGGGTACCGTGACGCGTTTCGACGTCCCCACCGGACCCGGCGTGCGCATCGACACCGGCGTGCGCACCGGCGGTGAAATCCCGCCGTACTACGACTCCCTGATGGGCAAACTCGTCGTGTGGGGCCCGGACCGCGACACCGCGCTCGCTCGCGCGAAGCAGTCGCTGTCCGAGTTCACCATTGAAGGTGTGCGCACCGTCATCCCCTTCCACCGCGACATGGTCGAAGCCCCTGAGATCACCGGCGATTCCCTCGACGTCTACACCGACTGGGTGGACCACAACTACTCCCCGTCCGCCAACCACAACGGGGTCGACATCGAGCACATCTACGACGAGCGCCGCGACGTCGTCGTCGAAATCGACGGCAGACTCCACACCATCGGCTTCCCGGTCGCACTTCTCGGTGCGGGCGGCGCCTCTGCGGACACCGGCTCAGACGCGGCCCCCGCCGGAGACGCGGCAAACGCCGTAACGACGAAGTACGAGGCAACCATCGTTGAATGGCTCGTCGACGACGGCGATGTCGTCGCAACAGGCGACCCCATTGCCACCATTGAGGCGATGAAAATGGAATCGCAGATCAAGGCCCCCCGTGACGGCCAAATCTCCCTCGCGGCCAAGCAGGGCGAACGTGTGAAAGCCAACGCGACGATCGCCACTATTTCCTAG
- a CDS encoding 5-oxoprolinase subunit B/C family protein: MSSNVKRVGTRGLIVDLPDLTTVMNYYAALSASPLDHQTDVVAAARTVLLTFDSPTATTRAIETLSTYSPAAAERTAPRDIEIDVRYDGEDIATLATSLGMGENELIDWHTSTTWVAAFGGFAPGFTYCVPEDASRALEIPRRDTPRIAVPAGAVALAGDFSAVYPRTSPGGWQLIGTTNTPMWDSTATPPALVAPGDRVHYRAVATLDDDRATARHHLDTPPRRPVFTLDDAGLQTLYQDLGRQGNGNLGVTTSGSADRASARTANAAVGNKRNATLLENIGGLSMTALTETVICVTGADADVTVGGRPVPLATPTIVPAGAEVVVKQARLGFRTYIAVRGGLIADTELDSAATDMLSGLGPEPLSSGDQIAMSLAKPQSANSLLTNPLRVERDGADVVGTVRCVLGPRDDWFGDDAVEQFFNTTFTVTGDSNRVGLRLESDAPLRRERDGELPSEGMVAGSVQIPPSGQPVLFLRDHAVTGGYPVIATVINEDVDIAAQLPPGAKLRFERFPL, encoded by the coding sequence ATGAGCTCAAACGTCAAACGCGTCGGCACCCGCGGGCTCATCGTCGACCTGCCGGACCTGACCACAGTGATGAACTACTACGCCGCGCTGTCCGCGAGTCCGCTCGACCACCAGACCGACGTCGTCGCCGCGGCGCGCACCGTGCTGCTCACCTTCGACTCGCCCACCGCGACGACCCGGGCGATCGAGACGCTTTCCACCTACAGCCCGGCCGCCGCCGAGCGCACCGCACCGCGCGACATTGAAATCGACGTGCGCTACGACGGCGAAGACATCGCCACGCTGGCGACATCACTCGGCATGGGCGAAAACGAACTCATCGACTGGCACACCTCCACCACCTGGGTCGCAGCCTTCGGCGGGTTTGCCCCCGGGTTCACGTACTGCGTGCCCGAAGACGCCTCTCGCGCGCTCGAAATCCCGCGCCGCGACACCCCGCGCATCGCCGTGCCCGCCGGCGCCGTCGCGCTCGCCGGCGACTTCTCCGCCGTCTACCCGCGCACCTCCCCCGGCGGCTGGCAGCTCATCGGCACCACCAACACCCCGATGTGGGACTCCACCGCCACCCCACCCGCGCTCGTCGCCCCGGGTGACCGGGTGCATTACCGCGCCGTGGCCACGCTTGACGACGACCGCGCCACCGCCCGCCACCACCTCGACACCCCACCCCGGCGCCCCGTGTTCACCCTGGACGACGCCGGCCTGCAAACCCTCTACCAGGACCTCGGCCGCCAGGGCAACGGCAACTTGGGGGTCACCACGTCGGGCTCGGCGGACCGCGCCTCCGCCCGCACCGCCAACGCCGCCGTGGGCAACAAACGCAACGCCACCCTGCTGGAAAACATCGGTGGACTTTCGATGACCGCCCTGACCGAAACCGTCATCTGCGTTACCGGCGCCGACGCCGACGTCACCGTGGGAGGCCGCCCCGTGCCACTTGCGACGCCGACGATTGTGCCGGCGGGAGCAGAGGTCGTCGTCAAGCAAGCGCGCCTCGGATTCCGCACCTACATCGCCGTGCGCGGCGGGCTCATCGCCGATACCGAACTCGACTCCGCCGCCACCGACATGCTCTCCGGGCTTGGCCCCGAGCCGCTTTCCAGCGGCGACCAGATCGCAATGTCGCTGGCCAAACCGCAATCCGCCAACTCGCTGTTGACCAACCCGCTGCGCGTCGAGCGCGACGGCGCAGACGTCGTCGGCACGGTGCGCTGCGTACTCGGCCCGCGCGACGACTGGTTCGGTGACGACGCCGTCGAGCAATTTTTCAACACCACCTTCACCGTCACCGGCGACTCCAACCGCGTCGGACTGCGCCTCGAATCCGACGCGCCGCTGCGCCGCGAACGCGACGGCGAACTGCCCAGTGAAGGCATGGTCGCAGGCTCCGTACAAATCCCACCGTCCGGACAACCCGTGCTCTTCCTGCGCGACCACGCCGTCACCGGCGGCTACCCCGTCATCGCCACCGTGATCAACGAAGACGTCGACATCGCCGCCCAACTTCCCCCAGGCGCCAAACTGCGCTTCGAACGATTCCCCCTCTAA
- a CDS encoding LamB/YcsF family protein yields MHIDLNADLGETTAGNPVADDQAMLSMVSSANVATGFHAGDPHSIAATLDDAAAHGVTLGAHVAYNDPVGFGRRFMDYTPGELADETLYQIGALDALAQARGLKVRYVKPHGALYNTIVHHEAHARAVIDGIKAFDRNLAVMLLPGGVAVDIAEQAGLRVIREAFADRGYNPDGTLVSRREPNAVMHDPDAVAERVLQVASTGAVTAVDGTEVNVQAESVCVHGDSPGSVELTRRVVEKLRADNITIASVL; encoded by the coding sequence ATGCATATCGACCTCAACGCCGACCTCGGAGAAACGACCGCGGGCAACCCGGTCGCCGACGACCAGGCGATGCTGAGCATGGTCTCCAGCGCGAACGTGGCCACCGGATTCCACGCTGGCGACCCGCACTCCATCGCAGCCACGCTTGACGACGCCGCCGCCCACGGAGTCACCCTGGGCGCACACGTCGCCTACAACGACCCGGTCGGCTTCGGCCGCCGCTTCATGGACTACACCCCCGGCGAACTCGCCGACGAAACCCTCTACCAAATCGGCGCCCTCGACGCCCTTGCGCAGGCCCGCGGGCTTAAGGTGCGCTACGTCAAACCCCACGGGGCGCTCTACAACACGATCGTGCACCACGAAGCCCATGCACGCGCTGTCATCGACGGCATCAAGGCGTTCGACCGGAATCTCGCCGTCATGCTGCTGCCCGGCGGCGTGGCCGTAGACATCGCCGAACAGGCCGGCCTTCGGGTGATCCGCGAGGCGTTTGCCGACCGCGGCTACAACCCCGACGGCACCCTCGTGTCGCGACGCGAGCCGAACGCGGTCATGCACGACCCAGACGCCGTCGCCGAGCGTGTGCTCCAGGTCGCCTCCACCGGTGCGGTCACCGCCGTCGACGGCACCGAGGTCAACGTGCAGGCCGAATCCGTGTGCGTGCACGGCGACTCGCCGGGATCGGTGGAGTTGACGCGGCGTGTCGTCGAAAAGCTTCGCGCCGACAACATCACGATTGCGAGCGTGCTATGA